In one Pseudomonas sp. R84 genomic region, the following are encoded:
- a CDS encoding acylase, whose translation MQLTVASTVFGLSCSAHAFSPATDVSADIRRTAFGVPHIRAQDERGLGFGIGYAYAQDNLCLLANEIVTVNGQRSRYFGPDQFTVEQRENRVSDVFFTWLNTPEAVRAFWQAQPAQVRDLVEGYAAGYNRYLAERRPQGLPQQCQGEWVREIAPEDLVKLTRRLLVEGGVGQFAEALAGATPPHASAAIEQNSQAYQLADARQQRFALDRGSNAVAVGSERSFNGRGMLLANPHFPWVGGMRFYQMHLTIPGKLDVMGAALPGLPMINIGFNQHLAWTHTVDSSKHFTLYRLQLDPKDSTRYLLDGKSLPLNKQTVTVQVKQADGQVVPVSRDVYSSQFGPIVQWPGKLDWDNQFAYSLRDANIDNDRVLNQWYTMNQASTLSELQDSVHKIQGIPWVNTLAVDDKGQTLYMNLSVVPNVNAEKLAKCSDPRIGTQMIVLDGSNSACAWDIDPQAAQKGIYASSQLPQLLRKDFVQHSNDSAWLANPAQPLTGFSPLISQDGQPLGLRARFALDRLSTLSKKGPLAVKDLQQMVMDDQVYLATQVVPDLLKFCAADLGADAQALKPVCVSLKAWDGRANLDSGVGLVHFQNIMQALQASPDVWRVAFDPKDAQHTPRGLAVEQPAVAKALREAMLASVESTTKMGLKPQTRWGDIQVVSSGGQQTPIHGGPATLGIYNAIQSVPREDGKLEVVSGTSYLQVVTFDDKGPHAQGLLAFSLSSDPASKYSRDQTEAFSKKQWSVLPFTEQQIQADPQYQVQTVRETLDKAGNVAAQ comes from the coding sequence TTGCAACTTACAGTGGCCAGCACGGTTTTTGGTCTGAGTTGTTCAGCCCATGCGTTTAGCCCGGCCACGGATGTCAGCGCCGATATTCGCCGCACTGCTTTTGGCGTGCCGCATATCCGCGCGCAAGACGAGCGCGGGCTGGGTTTTGGCATCGGCTATGCCTATGCGCAGGACAATCTGTGCCTGTTGGCCAACGAGATCGTGACGGTCAACGGCCAGCGCTCACGTTACTTCGGCCCGGATCAGTTCACCGTCGAACAACGCGAAAACCGCGTCAGCGATGTGTTCTTTACCTGGCTCAATACGCCTGAAGCGGTCAGAGCATTCTGGCAGGCGCAACCTGCGCAGGTGCGTGATCTGGTCGAGGGCTATGCGGCCGGTTACAACCGTTATCTGGCCGAGCGCCGTCCGCAAGGCTTGCCGCAACAGTGTCAGGGCGAGTGGGTGCGAGAGATTGCACCGGAAGATCTGGTGAAGCTGACCCGCCGTCTGTTGGTCGAGGGCGGTGTTGGCCAGTTCGCCGAGGCCTTGGCCGGTGCTACACCGCCGCATGCGAGCGCCGCAATCGAACAAAACTCGCAGGCCTATCAGTTGGCCGATGCGCGTCAGCAGCGTTTTGCCCTGGACCGTGGCAGTAACGCTGTCGCGGTGGGCAGCGAGCGCTCGTTCAACGGGCGCGGGATGTTACTGGCCAATCCGCACTTCCCTTGGGTCGGTGGCATGCGCTTTTATCAGATGCACCTGACCATTCCGGGCAAGCTCGACGTCATGGGCGCTGCCTTGCCAGGCCTGCCGATGATCAATATCGGCTTCAATCAGCACCTGGCCTGGACGCACACGGTCGATTCATCGAAACATTTCACACTCTATCGTCTGCAACTCGATCCGAAGGATTCCACGCGCTATCTGCTCGATGGCAAATCTCTGCCATTGAACAAGCAGACCGTCACCGTGCAGGTGAAACAGGCCGACGGGCAAGTGGTGCCGGTCTCGCGTGATGTCTACAGCTCACAATTCGGGCCGATTGTGCAATGGCCGGGCAAGCTCGACTGGGACAACCAGTTCGCCTACAGCTTGCGCGACGCCAATATCGACAATGATCGGGTGCTGAACCAGTGGTACACGATGAATCAGGCGTCCACACTTTCGGAGCTGCAGGATTCGGTGCACAAGATTCAGGGTATTCCGTGGGTCAACACCCTGGCCGTCGATGACAAGGGCCAGACGCTGTACATGAACCTGTCGGTGGTGCCAAACGTCAACGCCGAGAAGCTAGCCAAGTGCAGCGACCCGCGTATCGGCACACAAATGATCGTGCTGGACGGTTCCAACAGTGCGTGCGCATGGGACATCGACCCGCAAGCTGCACAGAAAGGCATTTATGCCTCCAGCCAACTGCCGCAACTGCTGCGCAAGGATTTCGTCCAGCACTCCAATGACTCGGCATGGCTGGCCAACCCGGCGCAACCGCTAACCGGTTTCTCGCCGTTGATCAGTCAGGATGGCCAGCCGCTGGGCTTGCGCGCCCGGTTTGCTCTGGATCGTTTGAGCACGCTGAGCAAGAAAGGGCCGTTGGCGGTGAAGGATCTGCAGCAGATGGTGATGGACGATCAGGTGTATCTGGCGACGCAGGTGGTGCCGGATCTACTGAAGTTCTGTGCCGCGGACCTTGGCGCCGATGCTCAGGCCCTTAAACCGGTTTGCGTCAGCCTCAAGGCCTGGGATGGCCGGGCCAATCTCGATTCGGGCGTGGGCCTGGTGCACTTCCAGAACATCATGCAGGCGTTGCAGGCTTCGCCGGATGTCTGGCGCGTGGCGTTCGATCCCAAGGATGCGCAACACACTCCGCGTGGCCTGGCCGTCGAGCAGCCGGCGGTGGCCAAGGCATTGCGTGAGGCCATGCTGGCGTCGGTCGAATCGACTACAAAAATGGGTCTCAAGCCGCAAACCCGCTGGGGTGATATCCAGGTGGTCAGCAGTGGCGGGCAACAGACGCCGATTCACGGCGGGCCGGCTACCCTGGGAATCTACAACGCCATCCAGAGCGTGCCCCGTGAGGACGGCAAACTCGAAGTGGTCAGTGGCACCAGCTACCTGCAAGTCGTGACCTTTGACGACAAGGGCCCGCACGCCCAAGGGCTGCTGGCGTTCTCGCTGTCGAGCGATCCTGCGTCGAAGTATTCGCGGGACCAGACCGAGGCGTTCTCGAAGAAGCAGTGGAGTGTGTTGCCGTTCACCGAACAGCAGATTCAGGCTGATCCGCAGTATCAGGTGCAGACTGTTCGTGAGACGTTGGACAAGGCGGGGAACGTTGCCGCTCAATAA
- a CDS encoding GNAT family N-acetyltransferase has protein sequence MDNVTLRSYRRSDAAAVSRLFREAYGDHYVQPHVYMPLMINQNHGDGRWHSLVAESGKKILGHATLCRNVGTRTAELALSVVHPSTRGQNIATQLGMRLLIHAQALGCHGVTIKQVTQHPYTQRMADRLGFCSTGLLLDYVPSPFGEPLPESIVIGYTPVEGYRRPLPALSWPQSCHDFMAHLCGIYGTQEKEALWVGESMQVEQCSGRYDVILKKLDAGLLQQLRRLPEHWMISIRLRLATGFASAVESLSAMGFVFTGIAPNERCAGWLALFHRGYQPRTLELRCPHIQRLHDQAQQHIAPSASEAPPLS, from the coding sequence ATGGACAACGTGACGCTGCGCAGCTATCGCCGCTCCGATGCCGCAGCGGTCAGCCGTCTGTTCCGGGAAGCCTATGGTGACCATTACGTGCAGCCGCACGTGTATATGCCGCTGATGATCAACCAGAACCACGGCGATGGTAGATGGCATTCACTGGTGGCGGAATCCGGGAAGAAAATTCTCGGCCACGCCACGTTGTGCAGAAATGTGGGAACGCGCACGGCGGAACTGGCGTTGAGCGTGGTCCATCCTTCAACACGCGGGCAAAACATTGCGACGCAGTTGGGCATGCGGCTGTTGATCCATGCCCAGGCACTCGGTTGCCACGGCGTGACCATCAAACAGGTGACGCAGCACCCCTACACACAACGCATGGCTGACCGCCTCGGTTTTTGCAGCACCGGGTTATTGCTCGACTACGTACCCTCACCGTTTGGCGAGCCACTGCCGGAGTCCATCGTCATCGGCTACACCCCTGTCGAAGGCTATCGCCGCCCGCTCCCGGCATTGTCCTGGCCGCAAAGCTGCCACGATTTCATGGCGCATTTGTGCGGCATATACGGGACCCAGGAAAAAGAGGCGCTTTGGGTGGGAGAGTCGATGCAGGTTGAACAATGCTCAGGGCGTTATGACGTGATACTGAAAAAACTCGACGCCGGCTTGCTTCAGCAACTACGACGACTACCCGAACACTGGATGATCTCGATCAGACTCAGGCTGGCAACGGGTTTCGCCAGTGCCGTGGAAAGCCTCTCGGCGATGGGTTTCGTCTTCACCGGGATTGCCCCGAATGAACGTTGCGCGGGATGGCTGGCGTTGTTTCATCGTGGATATCAGCCGCGTACGCTGGAGTTGCGCTGCCCGCACATCCAGCGACTGCATGATCAGGCGCAACAACACATTGCCCCGAGCGCCAGCGAGGCGCCGCCGCTGTCTTGA
- a CDS encoding FecR family protein, with amino-acid sequence MTQDTLSEAEYDAITDAAAHWCMRVHAADCTDEEHRAFKQWHDAHPLHAFEYEAMLEIWDVAEHLPRPESASVVPAPRPSRSWRQFAIAAGVCALALPLAAYTGWNLGWLPDSYEHFAATDNVRQVTLSDGSQIELNLNTDLTFSNYKDERRVTLKKGEAFFTVSHDTAHPFVVRAGEGNIRVTGTRFNVWMYQDQVRVNLIEGSVLVTSNRSLPGDGLRLGPSMQARYKQGDYMPQISQTYSDDSSLAWRNGKLVLDNLALSEALPLINRYLSNPLELADNSTGSIRVGGIYNIKELNNLANSLPKVLPVYLSRNKEGNPVINSIPQQPPKS; translated from the coding sequence ATGACCCAAGACACCCTCTCGGAAGCCGAATACGATGCGATCACCGATGCCGCTGCGCATTGGTGCATGCGTGTGCACGCCGCCGACTGCACGGACGAAGAGCATCGCGCATTCAAGCAATGGCACGACGCACATCCACTGCATGCGTTCGAATATGAAGCCATGCTGGAAATCTGGGACGTGGCGGAACACTTGCCTCGTCCGGAATCTGCGTCAGTCGTGCCAGCCCCGCGACCTTCGCGCTCATGGCGTCAATTCGCTATTGCAGCCGGTGTCTGTGCGCTCGCCCTGCCCCTGGCCGCTTACACTGGCTGGAACCTGGGTTGGCTGCCCGACAGCTATGAGCATTTCGCCGCCACCGATAATGTCCGGCAGGTCACACTGAGTGACGGCAGCCAGATCGAACTGAACCTGAACACCGATCTGACCTTCAGCAATTACAAGGACGAACGCCGCGTCACCCTGAAAAAAGGTGAAGCGTTCTTTACGGTCAGTCACGACACGGCCCACCCGTTTGTCGTCCGCGCAGGCGAAGGCAATATTCGGGTCACGGGAACACGGTTCAACGTCTGGATGTATCAGGACCAGGTGCGCGTGAACCTGATCGAAGGTTCGGTGCTGGTCACCAGCAATCGTTCATTGCCAGGTGACGGCTTGCGCCTCGGCCCGTCGATGCAGGCGCGCTACAAGCAAGGCGATTACATGCCGCAGATCAGCCAGACCTACTCCGATGACAGTTCATTGGCCTGGCGCAACGGCAAACTGGTGTTGGATAACCTCGCGCTGAGCGAAGCACTGCCACTGATCAACCGTTATCTGAGCAATCCACTCGAACTGGCTGATAACAGCACCGGTTCGATTCGCGTGGGTGGCATCTACAACATCAAAGAGCTGAACAACCTCGCCAACAGCCTGCCCAAGGTGCTCCCGGTCTACCTGAGCCGCAACAAGGAAGGTAACCCGGTGATCAACTCGATACCGCAACAGCCGCCAAAAAGCTGA
- a CDS encoding fe2+ zn2+ uptake regulation protein yields MYNSQLPTDGSQAPKGVSMSPHASDFGQRVERHGNERIRLLLKSFGLRTSLIRLKVIDALLVAAQSERRLGVRGVHSQLLDLDIPLSFLSVREVLKRLCAEGVITFNEDKSYSLHPQAAAVLNND; encoded by the coding sequence ATGTACAACTCGCAACTACCAACGGACGGTAGCCAGGCACCCAAAGGAGTTTCCATGAGCCCCCACGCGAGCGATTTCGGGCAACGCGTCGAGCGTCACGGTAACGAACGCATCCGCTTGCTGCTGAAAAGTTTCGGGCTGCGCACCAGCCTGATTCGTCTGAAAGTCATTGATGCCCTGCTGGTCGCCGCACAAAGCGAGCGGCGTCTGGGCGTGCGCGGCGTCCACAGCCAATTGCTGGACCTGGATATTCCGCTGTCATTCCTCAGTGTGCGCGAAGTGCTAAAGCGTCTGTGCGCCGAAGGGGTGATCACCTTCAATGAAGACAAGAGCTACAGCCTGCATCCACAGGCTGCGGCAGTCCTCAACAACGATTGA
- a CDS encoding acyl-CoA reductase, producing MYLINGELLADVDLDNALALLHQTLPQHLSTPLDNATVLSAAAQFAQQLHNAELPLDDEQRQALIAFCQPHALQLKLERELGDQAESLRRVDYRQSRFERWSPLGLVVHVTPANAPLLACCAMIESLLAGNINWLRPSSSDQGLTARLLHTLVQCDPSGELRHYVAVLPVATAQIGSLCKMANGVSAWGGEAALHAIRQQLPPGCRWIDWGHRISFAYLTPDAASPQALDALVDEVCRLDQQACSSPQWLLVDSDDPAVLQAIGGELAKAFERRAGQWPALIPTAQEASEITTRTLMTRLSQSFSEVTAQVWSAPGWRVIWSHDQLLAPSPLFRTVLLKPLPRTRLAQNLLPWRNVLQSCALVCNEAQIGALSRTLIAAGVSRIAPIDAIHDGYDGEPHDGVYALQRLSRRVSVSVAATQLSTHMTLDRPPCKPTMAGVAITDKEAFIARPTTAAAQLFFRSGGSSGTPALAGYSYRDFQRQMRATADGLFAAGLDPSRDKVMNLFFSGGLYGGFFSFAKVLETLGVSHLPMGAPADDDYRDIAQVIIEQQVTVLIGMPSTLHRLFLNEQQRLSRYGAIEKVFLGGEHISDQCRELLQRCGVASIRSAVYGSVDAGPFGHACAATGDGVFHLMDAIQHLEIVALEEDVPVVGNEVGRLLFTSKAREGQQVQRYDVGDTGRWLPGDCPCGLSSPRFELLQRHGRLLRIGTDFICLNELAKHLQAPFQLHLDHAPDGLERLLIRSPAAPADILRRLEGYVTLATLVRTGLLTVQGQTCEPQQFDRNRHSGKIPAVVDARR from the coding sequence ATGTACCTGATCAACGGAGAACTGCTAGCAGACGTCGACCTCGACAATGCACTGGCGCTGCTGCATCAGACTTTGCCGCAACACCTCTCTACACCGCTGGACAACGCCACCGTACTAAGCGCCGCCGCACAGTTTGCGCAGCAATTGCACAACGCCGAACTGCCGCTGGACGATGAACAACGCCAGGCGCTGATCGCCTTCTGTCAGCCTCACGCCTTGCAACTCAAGCTTGAGCGCGAACTCGGCGATCAGGCTGAATCGTTGCGACGTGTCGATTATCGGCAATCGCGTTTTGAGCGCTGGAGTCCGCTCGGCCTGGTGGTCCACGTCACGCCGGCCAACGCGCCGCTGCTGGCGTGCTGCGCAATGATTGAAAGTCTCTTGGCCGGCAACATCAACTGGCTACGGCCCAGCAGCAGTGACCAAGGCCTGACGGCGCGCCTGTTACATACCCTGGTGCAATGCGACCCAAGTGGTGAGTTGCGCCATTACGTCGCTGTGTTGCCGGTGGCGACAGCCCAGATCGGCAGTTTGTGCAAAATGGCCAACGGTGTTTCGGCATGGGGTGGCGAAGCGGCGCTGCACGCGATCCGCCAACAGTTGCCGCCCGGATGTCGCTGGATCGACTGGGGGCACCGCATCAGTTTTGCCTACCTGACGCCGGACGCGGCCTCGCCACAGGCGCTGGACGCGCTGGTCGATGAGGTCTGCCGACTGGATCAGCAAGCCTGCTCCAGCCCGCAATGGTTGTTGGTCGATAGCGACGACCCCGCCGTTCTACAAGCAATCGGCGGCGAATTGGCCAAGGCGTTCGAGCGCCGCGCCGGGCAATGGCCGGCACTGATCCCGACGGCTCAGGAGGCCAGCGAAATCACTACCCGCACCCTGATGACGCGCCTGAGCCAGAGTTTTTCCGAAGTGACGGCGCAAGTCTGGAGCGCACCGGGATGGCGGGTGATCTGGAGCCATGATCAGCTGCTTGCGCCCTCGCCGCTGTTTCGCACGGTGTTGCTCAAACCCCTGCCACGTACGCGTCTGGCGCAAAACCTGCTGCCTTGGCGCAATGTTTTACAGAGCTGCGCACTGGTGTGTAACGAAGCGCAGATCGGTGCATTGTCGCGAACATTGATTGCCGCCGGCGTCAGCCGAATTGCGCCGATTGATGCAATCCATGATGGCTACGATGGCGAACCCCACGACGGTGTCTATGCACTGCAACGCCTGAGCCGGCGGGTGTCGGTCAGCGTCGCCGCGACGCAGTTGTCCACCCACATGACCCTCGACCGGCCACCTTGCAAACCGACGATGGCGGGCGTGGCGATCACCGACAAAGAGGCGTTTATCGCGCGACCGACAACAGCAGCCGCGCAACTGTTTTTCCGCTCTGGCGGCAGCAGCGGCACACCAGCGTTGGCGGGATACAGCTACCGCGATTTTCAACGGCAAATGCGCGCAACGGCCGACGGGTTGTTTGCGGCGGGGCTCGATCCGAGCCGTGACAAGGTGATGAACCTGTTCTTCAGTGGGGGTCTGTACGGCGGCTTCTTCAGTTTTGCCAAAGTGCTGGAAACGCTGGGTGTCAGCCACCTGCCAATGGGCGCTCCCGCCGACGATGACTACCGCGATATTGCACAAGTCATTATCGAGCAACAGGTCACCGTGCTGATCGGCATGCCCAGCACCCTGCATCGTTTGTTCCTCAACGAACAGCAGCGCCTGAGCCGTTATGGCGCCATCGAAAAAGTCTTTCTCGGCGGTGAACACATCAGTGATCAGTGCCGCGAACTGTTGCAGCGCTGTGGCGTTGCCAGCATCCGCTCGGCGGTGTACGGCAGTGTCGATGCCGGCCCCTTCGGGCATGCCTGCGCCGCGACCGGCGATGGTGTGTTTCATCTGATGGACGCGATCCAGCATCTGGAAATCGTTGCGCTGGAGGAGGACGTACCTGTCGTTGGCAATGAAGTCGGCCGTTTACTGTTCACCTCAAAAGCACGCGAAGGTCAGCAGGTACAGCGTTATGACGTCGGCGACACGGGGCGCTGGTTGCCCGGCGATTGTCCGTGCGGGCTGAGTTCGCCGCGTTTCGAGTTGCTGCAACGGCACGGCAGACTGCTGCGTATCGGCACCGATTTCATCTGCCTGAACGAGCTCGCCAAACACCTGCAAGCACCGTTTCAGTTACATCTCGATCACGCCCCTGATGGCCTCGAACGCCTGCTGATTCGCAGCCCCGCTGCCCCCGCCGACATCCTCCGCCGACTGGAAGGCTACGTGACGCTGGCGACCCTCGTGCGAACCGGGCTGCTCACCGTGCAAGGGCAAACCTGCGAGCCACAACAGTTCGACAGAAACAGACACAGCGGAAAGATACCGGCAGTGGTCGACGCTCGCCGCTGA
- a CDS encoding MFS transporter, with amino-acid sequence MQRTLIAIGPRQVLGFCLALSAFELLTYMASDLIMPAMLGVTTELQADVRHVPNAFNLYLIGGVCLQWLIGPLSDQWGRRRVLLIGCALFAVACASAFATQNIETFNLLRLLQGMGLGFVVAVSYPALQEVFCEADAVRLMALLGNIALLSPLMGPLLGIVLLQWLSWRELFLGLGFAASMVWLGLFVCMPETVGVTRHDGQVQAAVRFSWRQTGQRYRALLSNRRFLAASLALGLMSLPLIAWIGLAPLLLIQLLGLTPLEYALWQIPVFSAVITGNLILDRLLDTHSLSRLIRLALWPFGLGLMALIACALSGAGLGAVVASLGLYAVGLGMSNAALYRLALFASDDSKGLVSALAGMISIAVMGLGGSLIAAIGGGTQLELFALCAAFSGLMCLPLLHGLLQRKHPDSASTQ; translated from the coding sequence ATGCAGAGAACACTTATAGCGATCGGGCCACGGCAAGTACTCGGATTTTGTTTGGCACTGAGTGCTTTTGAACTTCTGACGTATATGGCAAGTGACTTGATCATGCCAGCCATGTTGGGTGTGACAACAGAACTTCAGGCCGATGTACGACATGTTCCAAACGCGTTCAACTTGTATCTGATCGGCGGAGTCTGCCTGCAATGGCTGATTGGGCCGCTGTCCGATCAATGGGGCCGGCGGCGGGTACTGTTGATCGGCTGCGCATTGTTCGCGGTGGCCTGCGCAAGTGCATTTGCCACTCAGAACATTGAAACCTTCAATCTGCTGCGACTGTTGCAAGGCATGGGCCTGGGTTTCGTGGTCGCGGTCAGTTATCCCGCCCTTCAGGAAGTATTCTGCGAGGCCGATGCGGTGCGCTTGATGGCGCTGCTCGGCAATATCGCGCTGCTTTCACCGCTGATGGGGCCGCTACTGGGCATTGTCTTGCTGCAGTGGCTGTCTTGGCGCGAACTGTTTCTGGGCTTGGGTTTTGCCGCATCAATGGTCTGGCTGGGGCTTTTCGTCTGCATGCCGGAAACGGTCGGGGTCACTCGCCACGATGGGCAAGTGCAGGCCGCCGTACGTTTTTCCTGGCGCCAGACCGGTCAGCGCTACCGAGCCCTCTTGAGTAATCGTCGCTTCCTCGCTGCCAGTCTTGCACTGGGGCTCATGAGCCTGCCGCTGATCGCCTGGATCGGCCTGGCACCGTTGCTGCTGATCCAGCTGCTCGGGCTGACGCCGCTGGAATATGCCTTGTGGCAGATTCCGGTTTTTTCTGCCGTTATCACCGGCAATCTGATCCTCGACCGCTTGCTGGACACGCATTCTTTGTCCCGGTTGATCCGGTTGGCGCTCTGGCCTTTTGGTCTGGGTCTTATGGCATTGATTGCCTGCGCGCTGTCAGGTGCCGGACTGGGCGCAGTGGTTGCCAGTCTGGGGCTGTACGCGGTCGGGCTGGGAATGAGCAACGCTGCGCTGTATCGGTTGGCGCTGTTTGCCAGCGACGACAGCAAGGGGTTGGTTTCGGCGCTGGCCGGCATGATTTCGATTGCGGTGATGGGGCTCGGCGGCTCCCTGATTGCCGCCATCGGCGGCGGCACCCAACTCGAACTCTTCGCACTCTGCGCCGCCTTCAGTGGCCTGATGTGCCTGCCCCTGTTGCACGGCTTGTTGCAACGCAAACATCCCGACTCCGCCTCTACTCAATAA
- a CDS encoding AMP-binding protein encodes MNTTLELNKLLAFARQHSTYYARHWQGVKPQISTLDELPPIDPQQYWASSNNFDQWPVLTSTVERALVFKTGGTTSAGKLSVFTREEWQTLVRDFGRHLASQLNPGDRVANLFFVGDLYASFIFIHDALAHETSGITEYPFTGDVDFTVLADSIRQHRINVLAGVPAQLLTFASVLERQGQTLVEVESVLYGGESLFAGQLQMLHRVFPNARIASIGYASVDAGFIGATSRDCALGEHRMLASHSVLEIIDEHTGEVIEECDRTGRLLITNLTRRLMPLIRYPVGDLACWREPATAPMRKFALMGRSMSSQRVRVSSLTLLIEDIDTIIQRNTVSDDWQLVISQSANVDILCLKWVPEALKPETTQASTALQNGLIEHYPLIAQLCADGQLELQVAHCTADELARHPRSGKRQRVVDLRDYNAPRPEQRPWTT; translated from the coding sequence ATGAACACCACACTTGAACTGAACAAGTTGCTCGCCTTCGCCCGACAGCACTCAACTTATTACGCCAGACATTGGCAAGGCGTTAAGCCGCAGATCAGCACACTGGATGAACTTCCGCCGATTGATCCGCAACAATACTGGGCCAGCAGCAATAACTTCGATCAATGGCCAGTACTGACTTCAACAGTCGAACGCGCACTGGTGTTCAAGACTGGTGGAACAACCAGCGCAGGTAAGCTTTCGGTATTCACTCGTGAGGAATGGCAGACACTTGTGCGCGACTTCGGGCGCCATCTGGCGAGCCAACTCAATCCGGGAGACCGGGTTGCAAATCTGTTTTTTGTCGGCGATCTGTATGCCAGTTTCATCTTTATCCACGACGCCTTGGCGCACGAAACATCGGGTATTACCGAATACCCCTTCACCGGCGACGTCGACTTTACGGTGCTGGCTGACTCGATCCGCCAACACCGGATCAATGTGTTGGCCGGCGTGCCTGCACAACTGCTGACCTTCGCCAGCGTGCTGGAGCGCCAGGGACAAACCCTGGTCGAGGTCGAAAGCGTACTTTACGGCGGCGAAAGCCTGTTCGCCGGGCAATTGCAGATGTTGCACCGAGTGTTCCCCAACGCACGGATCGCCTCCATCGGCTACGCCAGTGTCGACGCAGGGTTCATCGGCGCCACAAGCCGCGATTGTGCCTTGGGCGAACACCGCATGCTGGCCAGCCACAGCGTGCTGGAAATCATCGACGAGCACACCGGTGAAGTGATTGAAGAATGCGATCGCACCGGGCGTTTGCTGATCACCAACCTCACTCGTCGGCTTATGCCATTGATTCGTTATCCCGTGGGTGACCTCGCCTGCTGGCGAGAACCGGCCACGGCGCCCATGCGCAAATTTGCCCTGATGGGTCGCAGCATGAGCAGTCAGCGCGTACGAGTCAGCAGCCTGACCCTGCTGATCGAAGACATCGACACAATCATTCAGCGCAATACCGTCAGCGACGACTGGCAACTGGTCATCAGCCAATCGGCAAACGTCGATATCTTGTGTCTGAAGTGGGTGCCCGAGGCGCTGAAACCCGAGACGACTCAGGCCAGTACAGCCTTGCAAAACGGCTTGATCGAACATTATCCGCTGATCGCGCAACTCTGTGCTGATGGCCAACTTGAGCTACAGGTCGCCCATTGCACAGCCGATGAGCTCGCTCGCCATCCGCGCTCTGGCAAACGCCAACGAGTCGTCGACCTTCGCGACTACAACGCCCCACGTCCGGAGCAACGCCCATGGACAACGTGA
- a CDS encoding acyl-protein synthase, which translates to MNQFPASDALCALPHPYCPASVPAGLFDQAMTEISRFHCQHTPGYEHWLNANGLDVKDLDSLDDWSRLPPILANFFKQQMLLSPTAENALELTSSGTSGQKSRMRYDPRSLSAAQFMVERIFSHYGWHSAQTPCNYLLLSYEPQGAITLGTSFTDQFLCRFAPVNRVVYALRCNGDGHQFDVFGVIAALQSFAEEGLPVRIFGFPAFLWQTLQQMQATGVPALKLPSDSLVFFGGGWKTLASKEIPKQQLYGRIVRQLGIELSQCRDGYGAVEHAVPYIECAQHHFHVPVYAKAYVRNPQDFSIQPYGQQGLLGFVSPYISSSPAHAVVMSDLATLHPGSSCDCGLASDWFELQGRAGTTASRSCAMAASELLGGH; encoded by the coding sequence ATGAATCAGTTCCCCGCCAGCGATGCGCTTTGCGCATTGCCACACCCCTATTGCCCGGCTTCCGTGCCAGCAGGCCTGTTCGATCAGGCCATGACCGAGATCAGTCGCTTTCATTGCCAGCACACTCCCGGCTATGAACATTGGCTGAACGCCAACGGCCTCGATGTGAAGGATCTGGACAGCCTCGATGACTGGTCCCGGCTCCCGCCGATTCTGGCCAATTTTTTCAAGCAGCAAATGCTGCTCAGCCCCACCGCAGAGAATGCCCTGGAACTGACATCGTCCGGCACCAGTGGCCAAAAAAGCCGCATGCGCTATGACCCGCGCAGTCTGTCGGCCGCGCAGTTCATGGTCGAGCGAATCTTTAGTCATTACGGTTGGCATTCAGCGCAGACGCCGTGCAACTACTTGCTGCTGAGCTACGAACCGCAGGGAGCGATCACACTGGGGACGTCCTTCACCGACCAATTTCTCTGCCGCTTTGCGCCCGTCAACCGAGTTGTCTACGCCTTGCGTTGCAACGGCGATGGCCACCAGTTCGATGTGTTCGGGGTCATCGCGGCTCTGCAATCGTTCGCCGAAGAAGGCCTGCCTGTGCGCATTTTCGGCTTCCCGGCGTTTCTTTGGCAGACCTTGCAGCAGATGCAGGCCACCGGCGTGCCTGCGCTGAAACTGCCAAGTGATTCATTGGTGTTTTTCGGCGGTGGCTGGAAAACCCTCGCGAGCAAGGAAATTCCAAAACAACAACTGTATGGGCGTATCGTCCGGCAACTGGGCATCGAACTGTCGCAGTGCCGCGACGGTTACGGCGCCGTCGAGCATGCGGTGCCCTACATCGAATGTGCCCAGCATCATTTTCATGTCCCCGTTTACGCCAAGGCTTACGTGCGCAATCCGCAGGATTTTTCCATCCAGCCCTACGGTCAGCAAGGCTTGCTGGGATTCGTCTCCCCCTACATCTCGTCCAGCCCCGCGCACGCGGTGGTCATGAGCGATCTGGCGACGCTGCATCCCGGGTCGAGTTGTGATTGCGGCCTCGCCAGTGACTGGTTCGAACTGCAAGGTCGCGCAGGCACCACGGCCAGTAGAAGCTGTGCGATGGCCGCTTCCGAATTGCTGGGGGGGCACTGA